The nucleotide window GTGAAGGCCATCGGTGTAAACAGCACTCCTATTAACTGTTCGTACCAGATGGAAAGAGGGAGAGGGTCGGAAATACGATTTAGAGAGGGACTAATTTAGATTATCGTCGAAGTTCATCTTGAATTTCGCTGAGCGAACGTCCTTTTGTTTCAGGAATCATTAGCACCGTGAAAATTACAGCTACAGCGGAGCAAGCTGCGAAAACGTAAAACGCTACGTGTATACCATAAGAATCCATTATGACTTGGTAGAATTTCGTAACGCAAATTCCCGCCACACAGAGGTAGATGGCACCGATGGTGATTGCGAAAGCTTTCACCTCGCACGGAAAAAATTCTGTGCTCACTGCCATTGGAACGGTTCCTAATCCAATCGCGTAGCCGATTAAATAGCCAACCATTGCTACGACCGGAAGCCATGAAACTCCCGTGATGTCAGAACCGACAGCTCGAAGTTGAAAGTACACGGCCTCAGCTGCAAGGAAAGGAAGGTCAGTGAGTATGGAATATCACTAAGACGTGCAGATATCGAATATGGAATGGACGTATCAATTCCGGCATGCTGATTAAGATCTTAATAGGTGATAAAGGACTCGAGGGCTGGCACTTGTCGCGattcaaaaacatttcaaaataatgCGCATCGCACTGGTGTAATAATGTGTTGAATGGAGTGAAATTTATGTAACGAATGTAATGGAGAAAAATCCTATTGTTGAATGAATGAGAGGATAACTTCGAGTTTCaccaataatttttactttccgCAAGCTGTGCTTGGGCTTCGCACATTCGAATAAAGCCCATCGAGAATTCGAAAGAACGACTGGTATTACTAGTACTGAAGAAATACTGCGGAAACTCTTTGAAATCGATAGAACCTCCGTCTACAGAAAAGAAGATACCTTCACTTATATTGACTCACCCAATAAAAAAACTGAGCAGAGTGACATGGAGGTGATGAGCAAAGGTTTTCTCCCTGTTTTATCCGTTAAAAATAATGCCAAAACGCCAAACACAAGTTGAACGACCCCCGTTATGATGACGGAGACGCTGGAACTGATCCCGGAATCAACTTCATCGAAGATGATGGTTGAGTAAGCCAATATTGCTGTTGTACCAGAAAACTGTTGAAAAGTCAGCAACCCAATGACGATACCCATCGCCTGcgtgttaaaaaaatgtgaaattatttgtcaaaattttttcccagacACTTAATGTTAGTCGCTTTGCAACACCGAGCCGTCAAACGCGCGCACAGATTTGTACGAGAATAACCGACCTTTCGATTGCTCCTGACGGTGAACAGTTCCAGCATGGTCCTCACGCTGTTACTCTCGATCGAtacgtttttttcaatacttctCGCTTCCTCGAGAATGTCGGGGGTTCCTCTGAGCCAAATCAGACTCTTTTCGGTCCTGAAGGGGCTATTTTTTATGGCATAGTAATACGGAGACTCGGGTATCCAGACAAAAGTCACGACGTAAAGAATCGGTATAACAGCTCCAGCTGCTGCGAGGGTGGTTCTGTTCACCCAGGGACCAATCGCGTACGCCACGAGGGCGCCGGTATTCTGCATTACGGTTATCAGAATTCCGAAACCCCCGCGCACCCTGTCCTCGGCGATCTCACCCATGTACATAGGAATAGCTGTGAAGATTATCCCGAGGCCGAAACCGGCGATGAACCTACGTGGAAGAATCAGACGTGAGTAGGTACGTGCGGTTTAACCGATCGAGaacaatttgtattttttttactttcagaaTACTTACCGAGCGACGTACAGCCACAAGTAATTCGTTGCGAAAGCAATCAGCAGACACGCGATGAACAAGGGCGCCGAGGTTACCAGAAGCGACATTTTCCTACCCCACCTGTCCACTATTGGAACGCCAACGACCGATCCAAAGATGCTACCGACGTACATAAAACTAGCGATCCATGATCCTTGGTCAGATGTGATCTCGATGTCCGAGTCCTCGGCTTGCAATTTGGCCAAAGATGGTGATGACCATCCGGTGTGAAACCCGACCGATACCAGGATCAGTGAGCCTGTAATCGCAAAGAGATAAGGTAGAGGTTGATTAGTATATGAATAATTGTGTCTGAAACGAGCGAAGTGTTGGAAGCTGGAACTAATCGGCTTACGAAACGAAAGATTTCGTATGCGACAATAATTGCGACGAGGCGGTTGAATATTTCAATGGGAATTCTTTGCGTGTGTGAACTGATTTAGAGGACGGTAATCCtcggagtaaaaaatttaaggaTATAGGTATTTTATAgaacgtataaaataaattatttttatctcactTGTTATGGCAGCCAATATTTGTGGAGAGGTCTTGGTGCTCTTCATGGTTACTGTTTGTTCAACGAAAACTATTGCGCAATTAAGATCACCGGTATACGAGGGTTGGCCGGAGACTGCTGATATGGCAACTGAAGATGTAGTTCACCTTGATTTCAAAGGTTGATTCTAAGGTAGAAAGAAAACAAGAGCTTTTTGGATGAACGAAGTAATAGTCTCTGATTAAGGGGACATATCGATGAAACTCtataatattttgatttgCCTGAAAGTCAACCTCATTACCAAAGAATGGTTTCCACCCAGtttcaatcaattatgttTGACACGTCTACagaaatcatttaaaaaactTCAAATAGTCGCGTTTTTCAAAGAGATTTTTGCAATGCAATTTGTAGTCTTAAAAATATCCACGGAAATCACGATCCGACAATTTACTACCTAATTGTGCCGGTAATTGGCAATTGACAATTTTCGCGCAAACTTTgtgaatttaaattaattgtcGATTGCGAATTATTGGCACAATTCAGTGATAACGTATCGGATAGCAATTGCTATATCAAGTTGTGTTCTCTGCCCTCCTCCGATAaccgtgaaattgaaaaaaaaaaaaaaaaatggcgtgACAAGAATTGTACAAGGTACAAGGAGCTCTTTGAATAATATCACTTTTGACATGATTTTGAATAACATCTGGACACATTGTGAAAAACAGTTGATTCAAATTAGGTGAAAACCATTTGTATTACGAAGATTTATTGtgtaaatcgaaaaattatagagtTTCATCGATGTGtctcgaataaaaaaatgttaatattgAACGCTATTCAGATATCGTTgaattttacttttgaaaGCGTATTTTATACCTGGTAGTCATTTTAATGGTGACAACTTAATTTCACGAAGCAACTCCCGGTCGTAGAACAAAACATATTTCCGATTTTTACTGTGGTTTAGGTGAATTTGGAACGACATTCACATGCGGATATGAGAAAATCTCGACGGTCTGAACATCCCGAGTTCACGCAGTCGAATGAATGCGCAATCTGCGATGGTCGCCTTTTCTGGGTGGATTTGTACTTTTTTACCGATAAGATATGGATTCATTGCAGTCTGTACTGCAAGCAAATCTTGACGATCAGACACTTCAAGTTTTGGTTCCACGTCTAGCTTAAAACGGTTACCCAACTCAATACGCTCATCAGCCATTGGGTATTACACAGAGCTAGAATATAGTGTACGTATCTTACTACAAATCGAGAAATGGAATTAATCCACTTGACAAAAAGTGATATCGAACGAAGGGTTGCGTCGAGTTGCGCAACATCCTGATACAAAAAGTGTATTTAATCGCTAGTTTTGCGATTAACGTAACCCTCGCTGTCGTGTAACGCGATTCTCTCTTTTGAGTGTCGTAATTCAAATTGTCGTTTTTCATCACAATGACACAAGTACGGTGCTATTTATAGAAGCTTGTCAAATAATTGGAGTGATCAGATTGCGAATGCTGTATCCTATTcgcacactgagaaaaaaatcataattatcGTAACAAAAGTCAGTTTCCACGAACGGTCAGAGACTTCGATTTCAGATTTCATCTTCGATGATGCCTGTAAATAATGATGTAAGGTAGgcgtaccagttattgaccttTCTGGTTTTATCTGTTCGATCCTGAGTTCtaaaattactaaaaaaataaatttgcagtGTCTAACCCACCAGCAATTGGTTTTAGccatcgagaaattcacaatttctgTCGTCAATTTATAATCTCGGAAATTAAAAGTGTCAATCATTGGGTCTAAGCGTGTCAATAATTGATACACTTACCTTAGTTCGCTTGGCAACTGACCTCCGGTTTCTGTTAGGATGAAGTGTTATACAACCTAAGTCTACATTACGGTACGTGCGCTTAAATTGATAACATGGTTTTTGCAGACCCATCGTACAGCTACAGTTTTATTGACGTCAAATATATCGCCACTTAATCAGAAGTAAAGAGCCTCAgctgtaaaaagaaaaagtgtcATAAAGAGAGACTAATGCCATGAAGTACTACGTACGCTTTTGATCAATGGCCGAAGTACAACTTCAAGATCAGAGCGTTCGTGCAACACGTACTTGCCGATAAATGTAGATCATATGACCTAAAATAGGTAGTGACGTTTTATCGAGTTAGCCAATCGATGATTACCTTAGGATAATCGTAATTTAACAAGCCTTACAATTGCTTCCAATTATTACACTTCCCTATCGTACCAGTCAGGAACACTCAGAAGAACGGAAGacgttcattttatttttaatgaactTGGTACGATCGGCGGCTGCCGATCTTGATCCTACTCTATAAGCATAAATCCAAAGTGAATAACTCTCACCCTCTTATCCACGATCTTGCAGGGGGTCATGAAAGTGACCGAGCTCAAAACGTTGAATCCTAGCGTATATCGATAAACTTCATCGAATGGATCGCcctgtatttttttctgtttaaaatattaattccATATGTTTAGTGGATATTTAggcagtttgaaatttttgaattgaaaactcgACCAGTACAAGACGAAAGGTAAAAGAtgaattgcgaaaatattCGGACGATAGGCGCCAAAAAGAATCCGaatgtaatttataattgtgGAAAGTTCAGGGGATCGGTCGTGATGTTAAACATTCGGAATACAGATTTAAGATTCACAGACGGGTTATAATCGTCGATCCAAGTATGTATGTGCACTGAACGCATCGAGATAATACGTACCGTTATATATCGAAACGTTTACGAAAAACCTAAAGAACAAGATCGAGAAGATGATTATAAATCTTTTAACAACCAAAGAGGAGACAATCGTATCAGACAAAGAAAAGATCAAATTGCAGTCAGTAATATCGTTGTTTATGACTGGGATCGCGTGTTTCGGTATCGTTGAGATGACTGATAATACGGCGAACGTAAAacatgatataaaaaaatggatgtaCCATGTTGAGAATCTGATcgaagattattttttatatacagaCATCAACGAAAGCTGTCTGATTAATATTATAGCCGCAAGTCTGACGCTAATATCATTATAAAGTTTATATCTATGATGCATCGGGAAATTCCAAGTTTGGAAATGCAGTTGACCAATAAtggtagaaatttttcaagcacGCGTAATTAGCTAGACAAACTAGGCTGTTTGTTGAATGTGCTGAAGAATTTCAAACCGTGGGAATGAATCTTGTGGCACATAAATCTTGTACATTGATTCCATTTTCCTATGTTATGTAAGATTTCATTTCAAGCGAGTATTGAATACTGGTATtacatctgaaaaaaatactatcgAGCTTATTGCACATATTGACGACGATAATCGCACTTTAATCTGCTCGTCTATCCGATGAAGGATTGGCTTGATACGTTATTCAATTGCCAGATGGTTGGAGTTAAAATCAAGTAGCAGGTACAGTGAAATGCATAAATACCTCAATCTTTCAGCTAATTTCttttcggtccgaaacaaCCTACGAGTTCAATTCTATATAAATTATGTGACTATGACTATAGTAGCACAATCCGCATAGAATCGAAGtcgcatttttatttcagacaGAAAACAAGTTGGTCGTACATACTTTTCAGGTTTTCTTCACTCTTCTGGTCGTCTGcaagaattgattttttttttttgatcaaattgACTGATTTGATTGAATCAATAGGTGATGAAAAGATTTTATCTgttcgtgaatttttattgtaattgtCATGACACACAACAACTTTGCGATTCACGATGTTCTTTcgcaaaaattattatctccgTTTTGAATATATTGTTGTTAAATTTCTATATTTCGCAAATCTTATTTTGTAACTTTCGTCGGTATGTCAAAGCAACTCTtggacaattttcaaaactcccCGGAATAAGCGGggtattatcatttttagacAGCTTGGTAGTCAGTCATTGTCCGACAACAACCTGACTTGACTCTTGTTGCAGTTAGGCTTAATGACTTTTTCAGACTTCCAGATTTATCGTGCGTGTGGGCgacttctttattttttttccaattggcattatttaattttttatcatttcgtACAAAGATTACGGTTTTATCTCAGGATTGATCAGAGACAATTATTACGACAATGTACGTACCTAAGTATAGTCTTAAACCTGAGACTAAATTATATTTACGATGAAGAGTTCCAATGATTAGATACATAATCAAAGGCAGTGATTCTTCAACAGGTCAAATACTGTATTACAACTGTATTGTGTCTCGATCGACAATCAACCGTAACAAAGCTCTTACATCTTGAGATTGTGTTATAAAATTCGACCTCTGTAAGAAACGATTATTGTAGCGACTGCCTTTACAGAACCCAGACAGTACAACGAATGATATATGATCCCAATCGATTGAATATGTCACGATTTATCCAACGATCGTCACAATCGGGAACCAGGCGATAGTCACTCAGActttatatgtataggtatgcaaCCTTTTTTATTCAGATGTCGTCTTTATAGGTTGTATCGAAATGGGAGTAATTTTGTCTTTATTCATTGGCAACATCGATAGAATTAGAAATTCCAAGACTTTGAGTAAACACTTTGAGATGAGATTGAAAGACGAGAATAGTACCGTGATCGATCAATTCAACACACATCGTTCCGACTAATAGCTTGTACTTATTTCGGTTTAACAGCGTGTTTATGTATTTAATAAGGTCATTAATGCCGAAGACAGcaactaattttttacatattaaaatattttgataaagcATTCTTATGTTATGTTGAGTATAAGATATGTTAAGTGGAGAACTTCGTGACAAAGAAACGTCGTGGAAGTAGAGAAGAAGCCAGAGCTCCCTTTTGAATTTCGTTGTCGCCCACACTTGAAGGGTGGCACGGTAAAACGACCCAAGTGCCCAAGTATCAAAAACTCctttgtttttcttgaaaaattagcgaaaattcatatatatgtaaaatattttttcgggAAGTTACAAATAGTTGATACGGCATAACGGTGTAAGTGCCATCATTATCATTTACCAACAGAGCAAGAAACTGTCCCGAAATTTCATTGGTCAATTTAAAATGATAATCAAAAAGTACTCCTTGGATTTTTTCAAGCTCTTTCAAATGGCCAAACCCCGAGGTAATATAGCAAGCTATTTTCGGGCAAATGATTCgcgaaaatcgattttttccgTGCTGTAAGATTTACTTTATGCTTACTTTGTTTTACTGATCGGGATAGAGACCGAAATTTCGGAGGTTATTAGCTGTTGATACTAATGCCTTCGTGACGGAGTTATTGCACATACTATTAACCCTTCGTCTGCACATCCGTTGACTGCATATATAGGTGATATTCAGCTATGAATATATGAGCAACTGtgaaagtttcgaaaaaaagtTAGAGATACGGTTTTGTGATAAATTGATTAAACTTTAAGCCTGTGCAGTCAGatttgcaaaaacaaaaaatttaaccgtCGGAAAACGTGCTTCAAGTTGACCGTACCGCCCAGCGTTATTTCAGTACAAAGCAAAATTTGGGGTCAAAATGACCGCGTAAAAAAGCAGAGAACACATTTAtccatatatacatactatGCACTGGTCTAACGTTTTACATCGAGTGGCAGCCGACACTTTTGCACGTTGTGCATTAGTTCAAATTGTTTGTTTAGGAGATCCAAATTAGTTATTTACAGTCACGTACGTTAGTCGACGAGGATTATTGCGAGACACCAGCTTGCCTTGGGTTAAACCACCGATGATTATGACCAGGTCCCGTGGAGAGAGACAGAGGGGTGGAACTTCTTCGGTGACTTATCCTCTCGTGGTTCAGCAGGCCGGGGTTGAAACTGAATCGCGAATCTCTCCAGATCCGACGTCATGAGCACAGTTGCAGCCTCCAGCCTAATTGGTGAAATAAAAGACTCTGACctcgtgtaaaatttttgcgagCAACTGGATTTGATGAGGCGATGCAAACTTTGTATCTTCCTGACCGGAGGATCCAGACCGACTGCCTTGATCATCGCTGACTTTACCGTAGTTAGCTAATTTTATTTGTAACCTGGGTTtcttcgtctctctctctctctatctctctctctctctctctttctcctcttcTTATTCCGATACCTCACACAGTGCCAGTGTAAGTTCGCAGTTCgtgttaacttttttttttacttcggaTGCTGATTAAGAATATGTATTGGTCTTTCTCGGCGATCAGTCTTGAACTACTGTAGGTCTTAGTTCAAAGTTCGCAAAATCACTTGACCTTACGACTGAAAAAAAAGCGACCTCACCGATATGCTTCCCTTCATGCCTCCGTAAGTCAGACGGTTCTATCAAGATCTACTTCAATAGAATTGAGTTACTGTACTGTTCCACTGTTTCtcattaaaatttcacaatttcgtTACAAAATTACGTTCATTTTGGCACTTACACCGTTTTTAACCCCTCTACAGCCCACCATTTTGCCCcgtaatattcaaaaatttctaagACTTTGAAAATCTACAACTAGATCTTATTCGTTAATGTTCAAGCTTTTAATTCATATctgttttgtaaatttaatatCGCAGTTGTGTTTTCAATCAGTATCCAAAgctaaaaaaaagttggcCCCAACCGCGACTTGTAACACTGGCTCTAAGAAAtacttttcgatttttttaacaaattaatcCATCAAATTTGGGGCAGTTCTTGTggtcatttgaaaaatcataacGATGGCACTGACACTGTTTTGCCGTGCCACCCTTGACTTCATTTTACGTATTACACAAGAACCACTGCATTGCAATCTGTGGTAGAATGAATTTCATGattatttccaaaaatatGGACCAGGTGGTGAATGTCGTAAGTATTTGCAAAAACTTGATAAAGTTTTATAACCATTCCCATTGCCAGCAGCTGGAGGTAGAGAACCACttatgtaattaaaaaaacaattttatcggTTCGGAAGTCAAATTTGTGGGTGTGTTATCGGCATCATGTTATACGTAGATATTGTTACacgttgataaaataaattgtaccttatctaaaaaaatatgactGAGCCACAGACGGTTACCGACAGTGATGGTCTTCGTCCTATTGCAAGTCGCCGATAAAGATGTTCGACCCATTACTGAGAAACTGGACCAATCCAATGGTAATAACTGAA belongs to Neodiprion lecontei isolate iyNeoLeco1 chromosome 5, iyNeoLeco1.1, whole genome shotgun sequence and includes:
- the LOC107223206 gene encoding facilitated trehalose transporter Tret1-2 homolog is translated as MKSTKTSPQILAAITSSLILVSVGFHTGWSSPSLAKLQAEDSDIEITSDQGSWIASFMYVGSIFGSVVGVPIVDRWGRKMSLLVTSAPLFIACLLIAFATNYLWLYVARFIAGFGLGIIFTAIPMYMGEIAEDRVRGGFGILITVMQNTGALVAYAIGPWVNRTTLAAAGAVIPILYVVTFVWIPESPYYYAIKNSPFRTEKSLIWLRGTPDILEEARSIEKNVSIESNSVRTMLELFTVRSNRKAMGIVIGLLTFQQFSGTTAILAYSTIIFDEVDSGISSSVSVIITGVVQLVFGVLALFLTDKTGRKPLLITSMSLCSVFLLAEAVYFQLRAVGSDITGVSWLPVVAMVGYLIGYAIGLGTVPMAVSTEFFPCEVKAFAITIGAIYLCVAGICVTKFYQVIMDSYGIHVAFYVFAACSAVAVIFTVLMIPETKGRSLSEIQDELRR